In Rothia mucilaginosa, one genomic interval encodes:
- a CDS encoding GNAT family N-acetyltransferase, translated as MTPEHSDFSEHSEHVEPNQPELITERLTLRHLREADIPDIVEACRDPQMIRYTRVPLNYTRADAEDSLLTTARQIAAGQIQRWAIDASGVFAGSIELRLPDGTPESPGTRAELGYYTAPKARGKGYMTEALRAVLGYAFDLLGLGLETVRWTALAGNEASERVAVKAGFTGIYDDIDPNSGRPDKNGHPVQHRVRRADMTRAQFAALWAN; from the coding sequence ATGACCCCCGAACACAGCGACTTTTCTGAGCACAGCGAACACGTAGAGCCCAACCAGCCCGAACTCATTACCGAACGCCTCACCCTGCGCCACCTGCGCGAGGCGGATATCCCCGACATCGTAGAAGCCTGCCGCGACCCGCAAATGATTCGCTACACCCGCGTACCGCTAAACTACACGCGCGCCGACGCTGAGGACTCCCTACTCACCACCGCCCGTCAAATTGCCGCCGGGCAAATCCAGCGCTGGGCGATTGACGCCTCCGGTGTGTTCGCGGGGAGTATCGAGCTGCGCCTACCTGACGGCACCCCCGAAAGCCCCGGAACCCGCGCCGAACTGGGCTATTACACCGCCCCGAAGGCGCGCGGCAAGGGCTATATGACCGAGGCGCTGCGAGCCGTCCTCGGCTACGCTTTCGACCTACTCGGGCTGGGCCTCGAGACCGTCCGCTGGACCGCCCTGGCGGGTAACGAGGCATCCGAACGAGTGGCGGTTAAAGCGGGTTTCACCGGCATCTACGACGATATTGACCCGAACTCCGGCCGCCCCGACAAGAACGGTCACCCGGTGCAGCATCGGGTGCGCCGCGCCGATATGACCCGCGCGCAATTCGCGGCGCTCTGGGCTAACTAA
- a CDS encoding peroxiredoxin yields MAVLTIGDQFPAYELTGVVPGKLADIEATKPEDYFTTVSSEGLDEDTWRVVFFWPKDFTFVCPTEIAAFGKLADEFEARDTQVIGVSVDNEYTHYAWRRSHEELVDLPIVMASDLKRELTAALGILNKDGVADRATFIIDPHNTIQSVSITADSVGRNTDEVLRQLDALQSDELCACNWKKGAATIDAFKEMK; encoded by the coding sequence ATGGCAGTTCTGACCATCGGCGACCAGTTCCCCGCATACGAGCTCACCGGCGTTGTCCCCGGTAAGCTGGCTGACATCGAAGCAACCAAGCCCGAAGACTACTTCACCACCGTCTCCTCCGAGGGTCTGGACGAAGACACCTGGCGCGTCGTCTTCTTCTGGCCGAAGGACTTCACCTTCGTTTGCCCCACCGAGATTGCTGCATTCGGCAAGCTCGCTGACGAGTTCGAGGCACGCGACACCCAGGTGATCGGTGTTTCCGTTGACAACGAGTACACCCACTACGCATGGCGCCGCTCCCACGAAGAGCTCGTGGACCTGCCCATCGTCATGGCATCCGACCTCAAGCGCGAACTGACCGCAGCACTGGGCATCCTGAACAAGGACGGCGTTGCAGACCGCGCAACCTTCATCATCGACCCCCACAACACCATCCAGTCGGTCTCCATTACCGCTGACTCCGTCGGCCGTAACACCGACGAGGTGCTCCGCCAGCTGGACGCACTGCAGTCCGACGAGCTGTGCGCATGCAACTGGAAGAAGGGTGCAGCAACCATCGACGCATTCAAGGAGATGAAGTAA
- a CDS encoding carboxymuconolactone decarboxylase family protein → MSIDNLRSALPSYAKDMSLNLSSLPRITSLSEQQLWGAILATAAATKVDSVVVEIAAEAKEHLSDTAYEAALGAASIMGMNNIFYRTRGFLNGAYDDQRANLRMQIIGKNGGIEKLDFEMFALAVSAVNGCSHCVEAHEHTLREEGATKEQVNDLIRIAATLGGVAQGIQLAEALG, encoded by the coding sequence ATGAGCATCGATAACCTGCGTTCGGCTCTGCCTTCCTACGCGAAGGACATGAGCCTCAACCTGTCCTCCCTGCCCCGCATCACCTCCCTGTCCGAGCAGCAGCTCTGGGGCGCAATCCTCGCAACCGCAGCAGCAACCAAGGTTGACTCTGTTGTTGTTGAGATTGCTGCAGAGGCTAAGGAGCACCTGAGCGACACCGCTTACGAGGCTGCTCTGGGTGCTGCATCCATCATGGGCATGAACAACATCTTCTACCGCACCCGTGGCTTCCTGAACGGTGCATACGATGACCAGCGCGCAAACCTGCGTATGCAGATCATCGGCAAGAACGGTGGCATTGAGAAGCTGGACTTCGAGATGTTCGCTCTGGCAGTGTCCGCAGTCAACGGTTGCTCCCACTGCGTTGAGGCTCACGAGCACACCCTGCGCGAAGAGGGCGCAACCAAGGAGCAGGTCAACGACCTGATCCGTATTGCTGCAACCCTCGGTGGCGTGGCACAGGGCATTCAGCTGGCTGAGGCACTGGGCTAA
- a CDS encoding acylphosphatase, which translates to MGFFDFFTDRTPAEPAEIRLVAFVSGKVQGVGFRWWCAGTAKPMGLTGYAENLDDGRVKVVAEGTAASCARLVDVLRSDDTAGRVDEVLVEWEEPSGSFRGFGIR; encoded by the coding sequence ATGGGTTTCTTTGATTTCTTCACCGACCGCACCCCGGCAGAACCCGCCGAAATCCGCCTCGTCGCTTTCGTCAGCGGCAAAGTGCAGGGTGTCGGTTTCCGTTGGTGGTGCGCCGGAACCGCCAAGCCCATGGGCCTAACCGGCTACGCCGAGAACCTCGACGACGGGCGCGTGAAGGTCGTTGCGGAAGGTACTGCCGCCTCCTGCGCACGCCTGGTGGATGTGCTGCGCAGTGACGACACCGCCGGGCGTGTGGATGAGGTTCTCGTCGAGTGGGAGGAGCCGAGCGGCTCGTTCCGCGGCTTCGGCATCAGGTAG
- a CDS encoding DHA2 family efflux MFS transporter permease subunit, with protein sequence MSSRPKKAPLVGNPAKTPYKPWPALWSLVVGFFMILVDGNIVTIALPHMLQDLEASLSAGMWVTSAYLLAYAVPLLITGRMGDRFGQKNLYMIGMGIFTLASLWCGLAADVESLIAARVVQGLGASLMTPQTMSLITLMFPPNARGVAMSIWGATAGVASLVGPILGGVLVDTLGWGWIFFINIPVGLVGLFLAWRNVPVFEQKKHSFDWLGVVLSAVGLFLLVFGIQEGATYDWGTITDSFMGTGIAVSVWGLIIAGILVLGLFIGWQAINPREPLVPLSLFSDRNFSVSNVAISAMGVVAISMAFPLTLYLQQVEGLDPTQAALMTAPMALFSGALAPVVGARLNRNDPKWIAVIGFTLLVVGFALLRPTMVAEGNLWLMVGPMIILGAANACIWGPLSVSATRNLPPQRAGAGSGVYNETRQMASVLGSAAITTIMASAITSHLSALGPAAAAGGGSHSGAAGGVLPQMLREPYAAAMADSMMLPLVAAAVGAVVCLFYASMKTSEAKGAAQNAEVEATK encoded by the coding sequence TTGAGTTCACGCCCTAAAAAAGCGCCTCTCGTCGGTAACCCGGCGAAGACACCCTACAAGCCCTGGCCTGCTCTCTGGTCCCTGGTTGTTGGATTCTTCATGATCCTGGTGGATGGCAATATCGTCACCATCGCCCTGCCGCACATGCTGCAGGATCTGGAAGCATCCCTGTCGGCGGGTATGTGGGTGACGAGCGCCTACCTGCTGGCGTATGCGGTGCCGCTGCTCATTACCGGTCGTATGGGTGACCGCTTCGGTCAGAAGAACCTGTACATGATTGGTATGGGTATTTTTACGCTCGCCTCCCTGTGGTGTGGTCTGGCGGCGGACGTTGAATCGCTCATCGCTGCCCGCGTGGTGCAGGGCCTAGGCGCATCGCTGATGACCCCGCAGACGATGTCTCTGATTACGCTGATGTTCCCGCCGAATGCGCGCGGTGTCGCCATGAGCATTTGGGGTGCGACTGCGGGTGTCGCCTCGCTGGTCGGCCCGATTCTGGGCGGCGTGCTGGTGGACACCCTCGGCTGGGGCTGGATCTTCTTCATCAACATTCCGGTTGGCCTGGTCGGCCTGTTCTTGGCGTGGCGTAACGTGCCGGTGTTCGAGCAGAAGAAGCACAGCTTCGACTGGTTGGGCGTGGTGCTTTCGGCGGTCGGTCTGTTCCTGCTAGTTTTCGGTATTCAGGAAGGTGCCACCTACGACTGGGGCACCATCACTGACTCGTTCATGGGTACCGGTATTGCGGTGAGCGTGTGGGGTCTGATTATTGCCGGCATTCTGGTGCTGGGCCTGTTCATCGGGTGGCAGGCCATTAACCCGCGTGAGCCGCTGGTTCCGCTGAGCCTGTTCAGCGACCGTAACTTCTCCGTATCGAATGTGGCTATTTCCGCTATGGGTGTGGTTGCTATCAGCATGGCGTTCCCGCTGACCCTGTACCTGCAGCAGGTGGAGGGCCTGGACCCGACCCAGGCAGCGCTGATGACCGCCCCGATGGCGTTGTTCTCGGGCGCGTTGGCGCCGGTGGTGGGTGCGCGTCTGAACCGTAACGACCCGAAGTGGATTGCGGTAATTGGCTTTACGCTGCTGGTTGTTGGTTTTGCCCTGCTCCGCCCGACGATGGTTGCGGAAGGCAACCTGTGGCTGATGGTTGGCCCGATGATTATTCTGGGCGCGGCGAATGCCTGCATTTGGGGTCCGCTGTCGGTGTCGGCGACCCGTAACCTGCCGCCGCAGCGTGCAGGTGCCGGTTCGGGCGTGTACAACGAGACCCGCCAGATGGCGTCGGTGCTCGGTTCGGCTGCGATTACGACCATCATGGCTTCTGCGATTACCTCGCACCTGTCCGCGTTGGGTCCTGCCGCTGCAGCGGGCGGTGGCTCTCACAGCGGCGCTGCTGGAGGTGTACTCCCGCAGATGCTGCGTGAACCCTACGCGGCGGCAATGGCGGATTCCATGATGCTTCCCCTGGTTGCCGCAGCAGTGGGCGCGGTCGTGTGCCTGTTCTACGCCTCCATGAAGACCTCCGAGGCGAAGGGCGCCGCGCAGAACGCTGAGGTGGAGGCCACTAAGTAG
- a CDS encoding DUF1269 domain-containing protein, producing the protein MENLVISVFNTESEAYQSFADLKAFRQTQTTKVAQIALVKNENGHIVEKERYDFEDSTTDATLEGGLLGAVIGLLGGPIGVLFGYGIGSLYGLVAGDTVDTAEAGLIDVVSQKLTNGETAVVALVQEDNEAVIDAYFTKYDTQIVRWDVATVVAEIEAALQVQEDLYNQARAQMKAERKAERKAKLEEFKANVKAKFDKLKA; encoded by the coding sequence ATGGAAAACCTAGTAATTTCAGTCTTTAACACCGAAAGCGAAGCTTATCAGTCCTTTGCAGATTTGAAGGCTTTCCGCCAAACTCAGACGACCAAGGTTGCTCAAATCGCCCTGGTCAAAAATGAAAACGGTCATATCGTTGAAAAAGAACGCTATGATTTTGAAGATTCAACGACGGATGCAACCCTAGAAGGTGGCTTGCTCGGTGCAGTTATCGGGCTTTTGGGTGGTCCTATCGGCGTCTTGTTTGGTTATGGTATTGGTAGCCTCTATGGTTTGGTTGCTGGTGATACCGTTGATACGGCAGAAGCTGGCCTGATTGACGTTGTTTCTCAAAAATTGACTAACGGTGAAACAGCCGTTGTTGCCTTGGTGCAAGAAGACAACGAAGCAGTCATCGATGCTTACTTCACCAAGTACGACACCCAAATCGTGCGTTGGGATGTAGCAACCGTCGTAGCCGAAATCGAAGCAGCTCTGCAAGTCCAAGAAGACCTCTACAACCAGGCGCGTGCACAGATGAAGGCTGAGCGTAAAGCCGAACGCAAGGCTAAGCTTGAAGAATTCAAGGCGAATGTCAAAGCAAAGTTTGACAAATTGAAAGCGTAA